The Streptomyces sp. RKAG293 genome includes a region encoding these proteins:
- a CDS encoding peptidase inhibitor family I36 protein: MNTILTAAALAAALLPVTALAPASAASSGACDPGQLCLWGKAGYSSARQAHELADTGIDNCVPLPAGTPARSFVNRIGRPVTTYQSAECATEAEFDTYPTGTWVPESRYTVRAFKVWEN, translated from the coding sequence ATGAACACGATCCTCACCGCCGCCGCCCTGGCCGCCGCGCTGCTGCCCGTCACCGCCCTCGCCCCGGCCTCCGCCGCGTCCTCCGGGGCCTGCGATCCGGGCCAGCTCTGCCTGTGGGGCAAGGCCGGCTACAGCAGCGCCCGGCAGGCCCACGAACTCGCCGACACCGGCATCGACAACTGCGTGCCGCTCCCCGCGGGCACTCCCGCCCGGTCCTTCGTCAACCGCATCGGCCGGCCGGTCACCACCTACCAGAGCGCGGAGTGCGCCACCGAGGCCGAGTTCGACACCTATCCGACGGGCACCTGGGTGCCCGAATCCCGTTACACCGTCCGGGCGTTCAAGGTCTGGGAGAACTGA
- a CDS encoding small hydrophobic protein, with the protein MATRTRTRTRMRSRDRSDTGTIAVVGAVCAIVGFFVLGIVLGPLAIIFGWLAMGRSWRGAKSIPAVVAVVLGVFDTVVAILWLAQ; encoded by the coding sequence ATGGCCACCCGAACCCGCACCCGTACCCGTATGCGTTCCCGCGACCGGTCCGACACCGGAACGATCGCCGTCGTCGGCGCCGTCTGCGCCATCGTCGGCTTCTTCGTCCTGGGGATCGTGCTCGGACCCCTCGCGATCATCTTCGGCTGGCTCGCCATGGGCCGCAGCTGGCGTGGCGCGAAGTCGATCCCCGCGGTCGTCGCCGTCGTCCTCGGCGTCTTCGACACCGTCGTCGCCATCCTCTGGCTGGCGCAGTAG
- the aceE gene encoding pyruvate dehydrogenase (acetyl-transferring), homodimeric type codes for MASGSDRNPIIIGGLPSQVPDFDPEETAEWLDSLDAAIDERGRERARYLMLRLIERAREKRVAVPEMRSTDYINTIATKDEPFFPGNEEIERKVLNATRWNAAVMVSRAQRPGIGVGGHIATFASSASLYDVGFNHFFRGKDEGDGGDQIFFQGHASPGIYARAFLLDRLSEQQLDAFRQEKSKAPYGLSSYPHPRLMPDFWEFPTVSMGLGPLGAIYQARMNRYMEARGIADTSKSHVWAYLGDGEMDEPESLGQLSIAAREGLDNLTFVVNCNLQRLDGPVRGNGKIIQELESQFRGAGWNVIKLVWDRSWDPLLAQDRDGILVNKMNTTPDGQFQTYATETGGYIREHFFGDDQRLRKMVEGMTDEQILHLGRGGHDHKKVYAAYAAAKAHKGQPTVILAQTIKGWTLGPNFEGRNATHQMKKLTTEDLKRFRDRLHIPITDKQLDEGYPPYYHPGRDSEEIQYMHDHRKACGGYVPTRVVRAKPLALPDEKAYAPAKKGSGQQSIATTMAFVRILKELMRDKEIGKRFVLIAPDEYRTFGMDAFFPSAKIYNPLGQQYEAVDRDLLLAYKESPTGQMLHDGISEAGCTASLIAAGSAYATHGEPLIPVYVFYSMFGFQRTGDQFWQMADQLARGFVLGATAGRTTLTGEGLQHADGHSQLLASTNPAVVAYDPAFGFEIAHIVQDGLKRMYGENAEDVFYYMTVYNEPIQHPAEPADVDAEGILKGLYRYAEGTEGTVPAQILASGVAVPWAVEAQRILAADWGVKADVWSATSWNELRRDAIAVEEHNLLHPEEEQRVPYITSKLAGVQGPFVAVSDWMRAVPDQISRWVPGTYQSLGADGFGFADTRGAARRFFHIDAQSIVLGVLTELARDGKVDRSVLKQAVDRYQLLDVTAADPGAAGGDA; via the coding sequence GTGGCTTCCGGATCCGATCGCAACCCGATCATCATTGGCGGCCTTCCCAGCCAGGTCCCGGACTTTGATCCCGAGGAAACGGCGGAATGGCTCGACTCGCTCGACGCGGCTATCGACGAACGCGGCCGTGAGCGTGCCCGCTACCTCATGCTCCGCCTCATCGAGCGCGCCCGCGAGAAGCGTGTCGCGGTGCCCGAGATGCGCAGCACGGACTACATCAACACCATCGCGACCAAGGACGAGCCGTTCTTCCCCGGCAACGAGGAGATCGAGCGGAAGGTCCTGAACGCGACCCGCTGGAATGCGGCGGTCATGGTGTCGCGCGCACAGCGCCCCGGTATCGGCGTCGGCGGCCACATCGCCACCTTCGCCTCCTCCGCCTCCCTCTACGACGTGGGCTTCAACCACTTCTTCCGGGGCAAGGACGAGGGCGACGGCGGCGACCAGATCTTCTTCCAGGGGCATGCCTCCCCCGGTATCTACGCCCGCGCCTTCCTTCTGGACCGGCTCTCCGAGCAGCAGCTCGACGCGTTCCGCCAGGAGAAGTCGAAGGCCCCGTACGGCCTGTCCAGCTACCCGCACCCGCGGCTCATGCCGGACTTCTGGGAGTTCCCGACCGTCTCGATGGGCCTCGGCCCGCTCGGCGCGATCTACCAGGCGCGGATGAACCGCTACATGGAGGCGCGCGGCATCGCCGACACCTCCAAGTCGCACGTATGGGCGTACCTCGGCGACGGGGAGATGGACGAGCCCGAGTCGCTCGGCCAGCTGTCGATCGCCGCCCGTGAGGGCCTGGACAACCTGACCTTCGTCGTCAACTGCAACCTGCAGCGCCTCGACGGGCCGGTGCGCGGCAACGGCAAGATCATCCAGGAGCTGGAGTCGCAGTTCCGCGGCGCCGGCTGGAACGTCATCAAGCTGGTCTGGGACCGCAGCTGGGACCCGCTGCTCGCCCAGGACCGCGACGGCATCCTGGTGAACAAGATGAACACCACGCCGGACGGACAGTTCCAGACGTACGCCACCGAGACCGGCGGCTACATCCGTGAGCACTTCTTCGGTGACGACCAGCGGCTGCGCAAGATGGTCGAGGGCATGACCGACGAGCAGATCCTGCACCTCGGCCGTGGCGGTCACGACCACAAGAAGGTCTACGCGGCGTACGCGGCGGCCAAGGCCCACAAGGGCCAGCCGACGGTGATCCTCGCCCAGACCATCAAGGGCTGGACGCTCGGTCCGAACTTCGAGGGCCGCAACGCGACCCACCAGATGAAGAAGCTCACGACCGAGGACCTCAAGCGCTTCCGCGACCGGCTGCACATCCCGATCACGGACAAGCAGCTCGACGAGGGCTACCCGCCGTACTACCACCCGGGTCGCGACTCCGAAGAGATCCAGTACATGCACGACCACCGCAAGGCGTGCGGTGGCTATGTGCCGACCCGTGTGGTGCGCGCGAAGCCGCTGGCGCTGCCGGACGAGAAGGCGTACGCGCCGGCCAAGAAGGGCTCCGGCCAGCAGTCGATCGCCACCACCATGGCGTTCGTCCGCATCCTCAAGGAGCTCATGCGGGACAAGGAGATCGGCAAGCGTTTCGTGCTGATCGCCCCGGACGAGTACCGCACCTTCGGTATGGACGCGTTCTTCCCGTCGGCGAAGATCTACAACCCGCTGGGCCAGCAGTACGAGGCGGTCGACCGTGACCTGCTCCTCGCGTACAAGGAGTCGCCGACCGGCCAGATGCTGCACGACGGCATCTCCGAGGCGGGCTGTACGGCCTCGCTGATCGCGGCGGGCTCGGCCTACGCCACGCACGGCGAGCCGCTGATCCCGGTCTACGTCTTCTACTCGATGTTCGGGTTCCAGCGGACCGGTGACCAGTTCTGGCAGATGGCGGACCAGCTGGCGCGCGGTTTCGTGCTCGGCGCGACCGCGGGCCGGACCACCCTTACGGGTGAAGGCCTGCAGCACGCGGACGGCCATTCGCAGCTGCTCGCCTCGACCAACCCGGCCGTCGTCGCGTACGACCCGGCGTTCGGCTTCGAGATCGCGCACATCGTGCAGGACGGTCTGAAGAGGATGTACGGCGAGAACGCCGAGGACGTCTTCTACTACATGACCGTCTACAACGAGCCGATCCAGCACCCGGCCGAGCCGGCCGATGTGGACGCCGAGGGCATCCTCAAGGGTCTGTACCGGTACGCGGAGGGCACCGAGGGCACCGTTCCGGCGCAGATCCTGGCGTCGGGCGTGGCGGTTCCGTGGGCCGTCGAGGCGCAGCGGATCCTCGCCGCGGACTGGGGCGTCAAGGCGGACGTCTGGTCGGCCACCTCGTGGAACGAGCTGCGGCGCGACGCCATCGCGGTGGAGGAGCACAACCTGCTCCACCCCGAGGAGGAGCAGCGCGTCCCGTACATCACGAGCAAGCTCGCCGGTGTGCAGGGCCCGTTCGTGGCGGTCTCGGACTGGATGCGCGCGGTGCCGGACCAGATCTCGCGCTGGGTGCCGGGCACGTACCAGTCGCTGGGTGCCGACGGGTTCGGTTTCGCCGACACCCGTGGCGCGGCCCGTCGCTTCTTCCACATCGACGCGCAGTCGATCGTCCTGGGGGTGCTCACCGAGCTCGCCCGGGACGGCAAGGTGGACCGTTCGGTGCTGAAGCAGGCCGTGGACCGCTACCAGCTGCTCGACGTCACGGCTGCCGACCCCGGCGCCGCGGGCGGCGACGCCTGA